Below is a genomic region from Pseudochaenichthys georgianus chromosome 13, fPseGeo1.2, whole genome shotgun sequence.
CTGTGCCTGCCCAGTCAGCTCGCGGCCTGACACCAAACATGGCGTAGCACTCATCAGAAAAGGCCTGGAAGTTCCACTCCTCGGGTTCAAACATATCCTGGACGCCATCTGTGCACATGGGCATCACCATCTCTGTGCAGGCCTGGGAGAGAAGGAGTGAACACATATTCATTGTGACAGGTAAAGCTGCCCTGTGCCACATCTGGGCTGTGATTTATTCAAAATGACACGCCTGATCCCTGCGCTGTGTGTCAGCTCACCTGGTAAAACCAGCCGAGGAGGCCCAGGCTGCCGGTCGCTGTCTGAGACGTGTTGAGACAGGAGGAGCTTCCGGTGTAGTTGTAGTAGACCTTTGCTGCCTCCGAGACACCGTGCAGCAGCTGGAAGGCGGACACAGAGGGATCCAAAGCAAGATGCTTGCAGACCACCTTGGAAATGATAACACAGGAACAAGAATTAACAAGACGTTTGTGATTGCGTTAGAGTTTAGACAAGCTGTATACCTTCCTGTGGTCCTCAGATCAAATTTGACCCTTTTCCAAATGTTTTTATGTTGGGATTTGATCGAACTGCAACAAAAACCTTACTTTTATTATAAATGTATAATATCCACGTCTTCCCGTGTCGAATTTGTAAATGTATAAAACGTTTTAGCTATTTATGATCTAAGAAATGAGGTTACATTTTGTTTAAAGGATTTCTATTGACCATACATTCCAAAAAGAAGACTCAAACTTGTGATAAAGAGAATAAAACCCAAGTGTAACACAAAgtttatatttaatttgaatTTTGGAGGACAATAATTGTTGACCGGTTGACGGGAAAGCAACAAAAATGTACAGATAAATACAGCGGcatgccttttttttttaaacttagaAATATAAATATCTTGTTCCCGTATGGTTCTCCATATTGTTTACAAGACTGGATCTTGTTTTCTTGTGGCCCATAAAGTGTTTTCCACATAAAAGTGGTGGCGCCTGATTAGCATATGAAATTCCTTGGAATCAACTTGAATTTATGGCTCTAATCTTGGCACGGGAGGAAAAAAGCGTCCATTAACTTTAAGGCAATGATCTACATTTTGCTAAGTTTTGCTGTCCGTACGGCTATTTTGTTTAACCATGGTTGATCTCTCGGAATAAGTAGCATGGATGATAAATATTTGCGTTTCAGCTTTTGTTTAATTTCACTGCGAGTTGTTATGGTTGCAGCGGCAGAGTTGGCTGTTGTTCTGCACTCTTTGTGAGGCGGAGAAACTGGGCTTTCTTGTATGGAGGTTGGAGGGGAGCTGAGCTAGTGTGGAGTCTGTTACTAAGGCTTTTGTCTGAGGACTGGGGAGGAGTTGGTGGTCGATGGATGAGGAGGGCCACAGACATGTCCAACCAAAGATTTATACTGTGAAAAAAAAACCACTGCAATTGCTCCAAAGCATCTTCTCCCTACTTTTCAGATAGGATTAGGCTTATACATTCATCTCTGCCAACAGATTTCCCACCTCTAAGCCCTCAATACCCCGTTCTCACACTCACTCAGATAATCACATTAGCTTTGTCATTAAAAAAGCTCCTCTTTGCACCCACTGCCTAAACCGCTTAAACCACCCATAGGGGTCGCATACATTAAAGGCACGGAGCCAAACAACTCAAAATGACCATTTAGGGTTTATTTCGCCTGACATGGTTCTCCTGGGTCTATTCAGCGGCTCAACGATAACCAAATAAGCAGACAAAAAATGTATCACACGACTAAAAGTTTTAGAAAGTCTGCTGGAGGAGGGGTGTCGAAGCACCAAACAGAGTTGGGGGGTCAGCAGCAGAGCTTGGTTTATTCACGTGACATGCAAAGGTGACATCTAGAATACACTGAACTGAAGTCAATCAGCCTCCGCAAGACAACCGCTATACTGTCTCTTTTACATAAAAACTGTTGGAGCTATATAttgctttatattatttaatagttaaaCATTCACTTTTCTtgctgtttgtgtttatagTAAATGTATTCTTGGTTAGTGTCGTTATTGAAGTGAGTTAAAGTAGTACCCGTACTGTAgttctcttattttgaaggcatgtttgGGCACGGGGTGATTAGAGCATCTGGTGTAATGCTATATATTGGAGACAAGTGGCGGTGGGAGTAGAGCACTAAAAGGCAAACTGTTTTTTTACCAGTGTGATTCAAGCAGGATAAAGAAGAAAAGTCATAGGAAAGGCTTAAGGAAAGGAATATAGGAAACCTGTGCATTGTTCTTTTGTAAATGATATTGGATCATGGAATAAAATGCACAAATGGAGATTCTTGTCTGGACTTGGATCATTGCCCTGCGTAAGATTTGCTAACTAGTGCCTCAGCGGCAGTGATATTTTAAGTTTATGATCCGTTTTATTCctatatgattttggccgctacaaAAACAAATGACTTTTTGTAATGTTGTGAGTTAAAAAAAGTAATGAAAGTTGCTTTGTTTTTGCAATTTTGGCAAGTTATGTGATTATCTTTCCCCCAAAAAGTGTCCATTGAAGTATGTGTAACAGTCTCTTTTTAAATGAGAGCGGTGAGCCTTTTGTTTTGATGGCCTCATGAGCTGCTCTGGGCAAGTGTCTTCTTTCTGTGCCGCCATGTGAGCGTCCTCAGAGGAACACCTCAGAGATCTGAGGGAGTGTGCAGATGAAAGGGGCATTGGTATGACACACCAAAAGAATAGTGGCTTACTTGTAGCTGCTCATCTAAAGAATACTTCAAATCTAAAAAGGAAACCAGACCCCTTATGAATATTAATGAAGTTAATTGACAGCTTTTGTAAACAAAGGCTTCAACGACCACAACAAACACTTTGGCGTCTGAATCACACATTCACTGCAATGTAGGGCAGGCCAAGTCAGCCGCTTCACCAAGGACACACTTTATTTCAAAAGTAAACAGTGACAGTAAATGAATTTAAAGTTAAGCTGGAACTTTAAATTGTTTTACTAAAGTAGATGTTTGTACCTCGATCGGCCAGGGAGGAAGAGGCTGCAGAAAGTTTGCCTCGTAGGGATAGTCCACCATAGCCAGATTCACCCAGGTATCCTGAAGCCAGTTCTTGAAGCCCACCGCATCGTTCCTGTTCTTAAGAGGCGCGCATAAACTGAATTCCTCTGACAGCCACTGAAGACCAGATGCTTTTAAAAAGGAGCAAAAAAGGTTTAAATGTCATCACTTTAGCAAATCCATTTTCATGTAGTGCATTTATGTCTACTGCTGGGAACTACAATGTGACATTCTCGTTTTAATAAAGATAAACAAAGGTTATTTTGTTAGCACTTAAGGACTACAGCTCTCTTGTGTCGTTATAGGATATGATCAAATCCTCAGGATAGCTTTAACTGCAGCATGCTAATGAAATAACAATTATATCATAGTGGTTCGAGTGAGGGTGCTCAAATTTAAGGAGCAAATATCCAAATGAATTTGTGAGTAAGCACTTTATATTTTAACCATCAAAGTTAAATCAagcagcacatttaaaaacatttctaaGCTAGGAATCTCAAGTCTTTAGGACAGATCAACCAAAATACagcaacaaacaacaacattcaCACAAGGGGACAACTAGAAGCttctttttcacattttttgGGCTAAAATctttgtgggggaaacttctgcagcaatggagagtcaggactcagagagacacgaggagagctggagctttgatggcaaacactggtggtttatttggagttacggccggagaactGACAAACCAGGTGGTGTGTCACGAGTTGACACGGCAGCTGCCAAACTAATTCTGAAGAACTATTCtgcagctcgaggttttaactagttcggagtgtagtaatcaacattcttcatcagcgagactaaacaatgatggaccctgaatctaactagagctctcgtccagagaaaagaatgtgcgccagggaaccttcgtccctgaacagtaaaccacctcatggcggcttgtgctctgtcatagactggcaacaacaatgcgccagagctgcccctccttaagagagatagcagcaatacccaaggccgtagacctatgccatgggaaaggagacagtgagaggagaaaatgatgaactgtgtcaaaggttgaatacttaagcaaattattccctaacaATCATCTTAATGTTTACcctgtttaattgtattttggCTGATAATGACAaacaccaggggcctcatttataaagccgtgcgtaggattgccgtgggaaggttgcttacgtaggacaaagcaaataaatacgcacagacattttccgattcataaAAGACTGCGTACCGGCGTAGGACTTGCTTACGGCacgtcctacgccggtttccctttataaatcacaatcaactcgaaatgcggtgcagcttttgcgggcttcacgtaatgcCCAGATTTGCCTAtaaaagaaacgcccattcattctgactgactgcatgaaggagatcgcaggaaatgacgacagaacagctaaaaaagacatctcacaccgtgtcagatttgggttattttggggaggtggagataaatcatattgtttggtggatgcagtttgaaccagagtagcagcatggaggccggatcgtcaccaaagtaaataaataagtggtccgaaaaaggttcatgacaaaaaaaatacacatagccttcctcaggcagtgtgtttgtgccggggacaggagacacccccttgatgagaaactgtgttttacgagcgacttatcaagtaggCTATTGGcgaacggcataaaacatgattaaacatgatagtatataaaaccatgctcgtatctacaacctatagaaatgcaaaacggcgtcagtttaaagtaattctgtcctcctgtttaccgcatcatttatgagaatacaTTTCTTAATAAGAGAACACCATCGAGGGGTGATCAATAAcatttccgtatttatttatttctccaagttatgtttttgtgtgcactgaggagtctcaaacaggcgttttttaaatcattttaagattggctttaatcaatttgtGAACATTAATTCTTcctatatgataaatgagaggttattatttccacatatttctctccattcttccttctgccaacggtgtcgcagtttcgcgtctctcccgtttttgtgcttagtgcgtacgcatgggtcagagtttgcgtggaggaccgcacgttttcccgtcaagtttgttttttataaaaacGCAAAcagtgcgtagaaactggcgtacgccatcttttgagcgtacGCACCGTTTATAAATAAGGCCCCTGGACATTACACAACCTCCTTATGTTTCATGAAATGTGATGCTATCTATCAAAATTGCTGTGCCATGGCTCAAATTAATTATTGATCTTGTATTGGTATGACATTTTCTCTACACAAATAATCAATATTTAAAGGAATTGAAAAACGATTATCTTCATCTAATTCTGTTAGAGATATTATCAAACTGCAATCGGAATTTATTTGATAAAGTTACGGCAATTCCGCCGGCAGGAACAGAGCCAATAGTGGGTTTTCCCTTCACTACAGGAAGCCAGAGTAAAACAGCTATTGTAATAAGAAATCCGTTACATAGTATCAGTAAGTAACTCATGACTTTACAATTTCTTTCTAAATtgctaaaaaataaaataaagtaacaGATAGAAGCAGATCCTTTGGGTTGCCAGGTTGTGGACCATTATCCTACAGCAGGACACTTCCTTCCACGTCTTTATAGTTAAATGTCAGATTTAACAGAAAGGAAATGGATTGATTGATATTGATTGATCAACGTATCACATTTTAATGAAGCTAAGAATTAATGAAGCTAAGAGCTAACTTATacagaataaaactaaaatcaaGCCAGTCAATACAAATATCAAACCATTGCTAAAGTGCACCTTATTAGAAACTGTTTTCATTGCTGATAACAACTGATTACAGAGCACttctatactaataaaggactggcttatctatagccagttgagtagcacttgaaatgtttggctctatgaaacctgatgtacttatatgattctgttttcttcaaggttgtgtcttcctggtcgaatgtacttattgtaagtcgctttggataaaagcgtcagctaaatgcaatttaatgtaatgtaatgtaatgatggtGTGATGTAAAAAAGTAGCACTCAATTCAATAAAGCGTTTTCCTACAGTTTAGGGTTGTGAAAATGGAAAAGGTACAGGGAGCCTGAGGGGACACTTTCTTATTCAGATCTGAGCAGAATACTAAAGAGTCTAAATATTCTGAGTTATGCAGGTTGTACATTTTATGGATTCATACAATATAATCCGTCATCTGTGGAGAGACTCTAGACTTTATACCTAACAGATCGAGTTTGAGTAAACGCTGTCTGGTTTCAGGCATTAGCACACAGTcaatcaaaatcacaaatttaGACCATCTGTGCAGACGTGTAGAAACTCTTAAAACCAGGATACCTTATATGAgaattgttttttctttttttggtaTGTTGTAATTATTCAAGTCATATTGTGCAGTCATATATTGTGTTGACAGATGTTATGATGCGTGGATCTTTTCTTTATCATGTCGTCTTTTTTCCTTCTCACCTTTTATTCTACTCATTTCATTTGTATGCTTTTGCACAGTTATTGCTACAGTTCATCCCTTCACATCCATAAACTGATAGTATTATTGTTATTTGCAAATGTTCTACAGATGCATTTTCACTGTATGACTTACCAGTGGAGGAGACATTGTTAATAGCCTCCCAGGACTTTCTGATGTTTGCATCACAGTTATACCCACTCCTGGCAAAGTCCTGTGTGACTACTTTGTAAAAGTCTCCACATGGCACCATACCAGGGAACTGCCATATTGGTGCGGAGGCTGCCAGAGCTCTGAAACAATAAGAAGCAAAAACGATTTACATTTGTATCTCAAAGTTACACAAGCTGCACATCCCTTATGCTGGTAGTGATAAGAgcatttttttaaacatgttttctGGGGCTGCATAGTGCTTTTAAAGTGAATAGATTCGTATACCTGATGTCACACACATGAAGTGCCTCTGTAGTGTCCATAGCTAGCCCGTTTGTTAAAAACCTTTTACTAACGTTTGGAGCTGCAAACATTCAACATTTCCTGCTACATTAAGGGTCCTTCCcccttgaaatcaggaccgctgACTCAAAAAAGCACTCAAAACACATCTGTTTGTCACAGCTTTCAGACTCAGTTCAATCTTTCTCCTCtacgtttttgtttatttttgtttatttatctTATTTTCTTATCCCTGCTGTGTGTTTTCCTTTTTGTCCCCCCCACGGCCCATTTTTATATTGTAAACCGTCCTTGGGTTTCTTTAAGAGGCGCTATATAATtccaagttattattattatcattataaatCAAACCTAAAGTCCCCAAGACTTGCTTTTATATCTTACCCAACCACAATATTGGGGTATTTCATCCTGAACCAGGCGGCGAGCATCCCTCCATAGGACCCTCCGACAGCGATGACGGGGCTGTGCTGCGCTGCAGGTAAACTTCCCTTCATGTTCTGAATCAGCACTGCGAAATCTGCCAGGGCCTGCTCTGAGGTCAGGTAGTTCAGGTGTTTGCTGTCCTGCAAgcagattcaagattcaaagattcaaaggttttattgtcataagctacagtgtagatatagcAATGATAATCTTAcgacccgagctcctccaacgatGCAAAATATATAATAACTATATGATAACTATTCAGATAAATAAGTAGATGACAAACAGATTAATGTTTATCGAGGCACTTAACAGAGCTCAGGTGCTTAGCAGTCTTATGGCCAATGGGATAAAACTGCCAAGTATATATATAATGATATATATAATGACAAGTATAACATTCGAAAAAACTGCCgaaaaaactaaaatgactGATAGTGAAATCAACATGTATCTTGTAAATACTAGGAtttaagaaacacacacatgctatTTGGGAATACATATCTTTAAATATATGCCTCAGTGTTGTtgcttttaatttatttatgatTGGGAGAccaaacatttatattaaaacATGTAAGCAAACCTATGTAATCAGATGTTATCATACAAAGATTCACTAATAGACTGCGTCTCCCCTTACACTGTAAGAGTCTTGTCCAAATGGCAGGGACTCTCCATAGTAACGATGTTCTGCAAAAACCAGCATGGCGCCCAACTCCTCCGCAATTTCCCACATGAATCCCTTCAGAGAAAAACAATGACAGGTGTTGAATTAGAGTGGTGATTACGTGCGGTGTAAATGCAAGCTAACAGATGGGGTATTTACAGTATTGTTGCAGAACCAGGTGATGTCTCCTTCATTGCCGGTGTAAAACAATATGGGTCCTCCAGGCTGCTGCCAGTGTTTGTCTGCCACAAGGTATCTCTGCTTAAAAGTGCCATCCTCTAGGAATCCTAAATGATCAATCTGgaagaaataaaaacattaaataagTGCATAATCCTAAATTTAAATGAAGGCACAAACTCATCATAAATACTCTCAGTTGAGCAGAACTTACCAAAAGGTGCAATGGGTCAAATGTAAATGTGTCCATGAAATACAATGTTGCAAAAATATACTGATGTTAATCTACAGATAGCATTGTAGAGGAAACTGCTAAAAGCTAGATATGATCAGTGGACACCTGGACCCTTTCCAACTATGGTGTTTTGAAATAATAGTCCCTATGATTGGATTCTAGGGTAATTAGCCCCAATTTGTATGAAAATATGTTGGAGCCGGTTTAAAGGACGCTCGATTAGTTCCACTTTAGATGAGCTCCTTTCATCCAACCTCAGGGATTCTGGGATATTTCCTgtattctttattaaacaaaaGCAGAAAACACCAACCACCTCTCGGAGAAGACAGCCCCATGAGGCTGCGCAGAGTTGTCTGACCCTTGAAACCGCACCAACACTTCatacaaaatgtttttgtgttgttttttcACCCCCTCCTCACTCACGTCCCTCCTCAGTGGATACAAAGGACGCAGCAATTTTATGAGCCAGTGACACCAAAAAGATTCTGGGGCCTCAATGTGTCCATTCAAGCCTCGACTCCTCAGTGCTTGGCAATGCTATTAAGTGTGAGGGGACCATGGGACCGTTTAAAGGAACATTTCGGCAGTTTGGAAGCAAATTAGGTTTCAGCGGTACTGGTCATAAAAAAGTTTAAGTTAGAATTCTGCGCACAAAGCATTTAAAGTTGCTGTAAAAAGTtataagtaatgtattttgTGTGGTTAGTTACTTTTTATTCAAACCAGGTTTCTAAATTGTTAGAATTCACATTTTGGGAGCTAAACTCTTCAATTATTGAAGTTCAAACTCTCTTGAAATGCAAACAGATATAAAACCATGACCTAAATGCAAACTAAAGTGGTTGAATATCCAAACCAAAAAAGCGCCCCTGGTGATACTGTATCACTTGCACCCACTCAGTATGCATATCACAAAACCTTTTAAAGTGGTTTCATAACAAATCCACACCGTGATGAGTAGTGCCACCCTGTGGTTACTGCAGGCAGCACATGAAGAACAGTTTAATTCCAATTAACATTCAATTCACACACTTAGCATCTACTGGACCAGAACTTTAGCTATTGGACGGGAAAAGAGACGCATCTGTGGTGTTACAAACAAGCAATTGAAGGCAGGAGGGAAACCACCAAAGCATGTGCTCAAGTAAACTACAGCAGTTAAAGTGGAGGATGCTAAAGGGCACTTCCATTTATTGTCTGGGGGCAAGATGCAGTGAAGAGGATTTCCTCTCCTAGTCCACTTGGTGCCGTCCTCGCAGCAGCATGTCCCACAGAGAGTGCAGACTATGGCAGCATGATTGATGATTATGTTGCACAAATAGCTGCTTCTGATACTGGTGAGTGGATTGAAGGGATTTTATTTGTTCTTCTTGTCAAGAAGAAGCACACAATGTGTTTAGTGATTGGGTGAAGAAAGCACATCAGACAAGACAATGGGCGTCAGGGGGGAAGAAACGCTCTTTATCTTCTTGTCAGCGTGTCTGATTAGGCAGGATGTCGTGGGTTGGACCAGGTGTGGAGCATTGTCTCCTAATCCAAATAATgttccacacatacacaccatcAGCTGTTTGATCATATGATATTAGACTAGTGCAACTGTTGTTTTCATTGTCAATGTATAGTTGTCTTGATTAAACTTTGGGTCTGATAAAAACAGTCCAAAACACATTATTTGATCTAATATATTGCAATACAACCAAAGAAGGCAAATCCTTtaatttttctgtgtgtctaaAGAAACAAATATTGTGTGGTGATACACTATAAAAATATGTGTATTGTTCTGAAGGGTTCATTAACCCTCTCACTTTAACTCATGCAAACTTTGATGAATCAGCAATAGCAATAGCGATTTCCACTGTTTTTACTTTCTTATGAACTCGATTGTATTCTCCCAAAGTTTTTGCAAATCAGGGCTGCAACTAGAAATCACTTTCATTATAGATTAATCTGTTGAATATTTTCTTGATTAATCGTTTGATCTAGAAAAGGTCAAAAATCGTAATAAATGTCTATCGAAGTTTTATGTCTTTAAATGTCTGCTTTGTAAGTCAAAGGTCAAATGATATGTTCCTTCATTTGatagaaaagaatagaaaagcAGGAAATCTGCATATTTGAATATTACAATCACATAAATGATTACTCGATTACCAAACTAGTTGGGGATTATTTgtcttttgttgaagctgtatCGCAAAGATGTCCAATGTCCAAGCTGTGAGACAGGCTTAAGCATGTGAATACGGCCTTTCGCAACATCCCTGTATGAGTCAGGTAAGCATGATTGCAGCATGAAGACACAAGCAGGCATGTCACTAAGAGTCAGACTGTATGAGTCAGGgtcgcatgtcacaaaacatgATGCTGCCCCCTCAGCGTGCCACCTGATTCTCCATGAAGTAAcagtaaatgtaaatgtaaaggCTGAATGAAGATCTCTCAAAGCCCCCTCAGGTAAAGTGTTTCACATTCAGTGGGCCCCGGAGACCTTTTCAGGCAGGGAGCCAAGGGGGGGGGTGCAATTCCGCCGGCAGGAACAGAGCCAATATGGGCTTTCCCTTCACTACAGGAAGCCAGAGTAAAACAGCTATTGTCTACCGAAACAACACATGAACAACTTCTACTGGATTAAGATTTTAGAAAAAGAAAGTGTTACATAAAGGAGTAAACAGTAAACAATGAGCCCAAGTAGTGGTAAATAAAGTAGTAAGCAAACTTTAATAAACCAGTAattataaaatattattttttaaattgttttgttAAGATATTGACAATAAAACACTAGCATGATTACTATTTGTTTTTTCATTCAGACAAAATATAGGGATTATTTGTAATAATTATAATTGCACCTTATCTACACTACTAAATGCAACCTAGTTTATACTATAGAAAACACACCAAAcctttaaagatgaagtaaaaCAGAAACTAGTGAAAGAGGAAGAAACTGCTTTGTGTTTGCTTTGTGAAGCATACCTGCACATAGTTTTCAAAGAACAGATTGtgagtttaaaaaatatatatatagtttgaACTCACCTTTTGATCAAAGTAAAGTGTTTCATAGCTGATGGGGCTCTCAGTTGAGGGAGATGAGCCCCCACGCCTGGAGAAAAGTTGTTGTTTGAGGGCGATCACATGCAGACAGCCGAGACACAGCGTTAAGATGCAGGTAACTGCAGCTCTGTCCACAACCCTCTCTCCAGCCTTCATCTCTGCTTCTGTCACGCACAGCTCACAACACACTGATCTGACTTCAGCACATGATAGTCAAATCGCATGATCTCCCTTGCTGGCACTGTGAAGATGAGACCTGTCCCGTAAAAGAGAGGAAGTGAGATTCGCCTGTCAGCAAATCCAGAGAGGTGTAGTCAGACAGCATGTGACCTATATTtagcagcagagcagagacaGCCCGCTCGAGCACAGCAAGCATCAGGTTCAATGTCTGCTCAACACTTTAATAACTTTAATTTAACTGTAGCCGGCTAGCAGTCCGAAGAAAGCAGATGGTTACCAATGTAAATAATGCTCGCAGTGGTTGATGGGAGTCTGAGTTTAACGTGGGCATGTTGCTGCTACGCTGGAAACACAcccgggccctttctcatttctctaactcccctcctcgactcctatcctcgagacttagtcccgcccacaggagatgcgagccgaggagccgaggaggggaaccgaggagagaggagaggaagcagcaggcggttagagaaatgagaactcctctcctctgagtggtcattttaaagagacgtccattaatgatgacaggaggcacagcagccctctgtctgatggacagatgtgtccatgaccacttatatatttacttttaattcattcacagtgtggtataatgagacaataacaggctccagatgcggggacacacacacatatgtatatatgtatatacatatacaatttcagaatcaaacagagcactctcataataacgtaacactatcagagactggatatatccccccctctctggtcgctacaatgaggaaaataatttacggccaaaagtt
It encodes:
- the prcp gene encoding lysosomal Pro-X carboxypeptidase, giving the protein MKAGERVVDRAAVTCILTLCLGCLHVIALKQQLFSRRGGSSPSTESPISYETLYFDQKIDHLGFLEDGTFKQRYLVADKHWQQPGGPILFYTGNEGDITWFCNNTGFMWEIAEELGAMLVFAEHRYYGESLPFGQDSYSDSKHLNYLTSEQALADFAVLIQNMKGSLPAAQHSPVIAVGGSYGGMLAAWFRMKYPNIVVGALAASAPIWQFPGMVPCGDFYKVVTQDFARSGYNCDANIRKSWEAINNVSSTASGLQWLSEEFSLCAPLKNRNDAVGFKNWLQDTWVNLAMVDYPYEANFLQPLPPWPIEVVCKHLALDPSVSAFQLLHGVSEAAKVYYNYTGSSSCLNTSQTATGSLGLLGWFYQACTEMVMPMCTDGVQDMFEPEEWNFQAFSDECYAMFGVRPRADWAGTVYGAKDIASHSNIIFSNGGLDPWSSGGVTHNITDSLVSIMIPDGAHHLDLRYSNAQDTAPVRHARALEVKYFREWISQAKLRPPPRP